In one Thermaerobacter sp. PB12/4term genomic region, the following are encoded:
- a CDS encoding ABC transporter permease yields MKRYIIKRLFAAVITLLGVTFAVFLTVRLIPGDPAVVVAGPMASAEEVERIRTQLGLDRPFLEQYGTYLSRLIRGDLGVSARTQQPVLREILARLPYTLELALVSGALATITGVAAGVIAATRRYTLFDYLASFGTLLGVSMPVYWLGLLLIVLFAVRLQLLPAAGADEPASIVLPALTLTAYSVALVARMTRATMFEVLEQDYVRTAWAKGLPLRRIIYRHALRNALVPIVTVVALQFGALLGGAVLTESVFAWPGIGLLLVDSIFARDFPMVQGIVLIYSTMIILLNLGVDLLYAYVDPRIRYG; encoded by the coding sequence ATGAAGCGGTACATCATCAAGCGCCTGTTCGCAGCCGTTATCACCTTGCTCGGTGTCACCTTCGCCGTGTTCCTGACCGTGCGGCTCATTCCGGGCGACCCGGCGGTGGTCGTCGCAGGCCCTATGGCGAGCGCTGAGGAGGTCGAGCGCATCCGCACGCAGCTGGGACTCGACCGGCCGTTCCTGGAGCAGTACGGGACATACCTTTCCCGGCTGATCCGGGGTGACCTGGGTGTTTCGGCCCGTACCCAGCAACCGGTGTTGCGTGAGATCCTGGCGCGGCTGCCCTACACCCTGGAACTGGCATTGGTGAGCGGTGCCCTGGCGACGATAACGGGGGTGGCGGCGGGGGTGATCGCCGCCACCCGCCGCTACACGCTGTTCGACTACCTGGCCTCCTTTGGTACCCTGCTCGGTGTCTCGATGCCGGTCTACTGGCTGGGCCTCCTGCTCATCGTGCTCTTTGCCGTGCGCCTGCAGTTGCTACCTGCCGCCGGGGCAGACGAGCCGGCGAGCATCGTGTTGCCTGCACTGACCCTCACTGCCTATTCGGTCGCGCTGGTGGCACGGATGACCCGGGCCACGATGTTCGAGGTGCTGGAGCAGGACTACGTGCGGACGGCATGGGCCAAGGGATTGCCGCTGCGGCGCATCATCTACCGGCACGCCCTACGCAACGCGCTGGTCCCCATCGTCACCGTGGTGGCACTACAGTTCGGGGCCCTGCTGGGCGGTGCGGTCCTCACCGAATCCGTGTTCGCGTGGCCGGGTATCGGCCTCCTGCTCGTGGACTCCATCTTTGCCCGGGATTTTCCCATGGTGCAGGGCATCGTCCTGATCTACTCGACCATGATCATCCTTCTGAATCTTGGGGTGGATCTGCTCTATGCCTACGTTGACCCCCGCATCCGCTACGGTTGA
- a CDS encoding ABC transporter permease, protein MAPESRAPERARRGAFWRRFRRNRPAVVGLVIVVLLTLLAILAPVLTSYDPQAQKLSAVFQPPSREHPLGTDHLGRDMAARLLYGARYSLAIGALAVAIGLAVGVPLGVVSGYYGGFVDLIIQRVTDILLSFPTFLLALLLVAALGVGVENAVLSVGIGTIPAFVRIVRGVVLVLREQPYVEAARSIGASDGRVIFRHILVNAWPPVIVQATLSMGSTILVASGLGFLGLGVPPGTPEWGAMLGEGRQYIFSASHLATIPGVAIFLAVLAFNLVGDGLRDALDPRLRNVKAA, encoded by the coding sequence ATGGCACCCGAGAGCCGGGCACCCGAGCGGGCGCGGCGCGGGGCGTTCTGGCGGCGGTTTCGTCGTAACAGGCCGGCCGTCGTCGGCCTGGTCATCGTGGTGCTGCTCACGTTGCTGGCCATCCTGGCACCCGTGCTGACGTCCTACGACCCCCAGGCCCAGAAGCTCTCGGCCGTCTTCCAGCCGCCGTCGCGTGAGCATCCGCTGGGGACCGACCACCTGGGACGGGATATGGCCGCGCGGCTCCTCTACGGGGCGCGCTACTCCCTCGCGATCGGTGCCCTGGCGGTGGCCATCGGCCTGGCCGTGGGGGTCCCTCTGGGGGTCGTGTCCGGGTACTACGGGGGCTTCGTCGATTTGATCATTCAGCGGGTTACGGACATCTTGCTCTCGTTCCCGACCTTCCTCCTGGCCCTGTTGCTGGTCGCAGCGCTGGGCGTGGGCGTCGAGAATGCCGTGCTGTCCGTGGGCATCGGGACGATCCCGGCCTTTGTACGTATCGTGCGGGGGGTCGTGCTCGTGCTCAGGGAGCAGCCCTACGTGGAAGCCGCGCGTTCCATTGGGGCCTCGGACGGGCGTGTGATCTTCCGTCACATCCTGGTCAACGCGTGGCCCCCGGTCATCGTGCAGGCGACTCTGAGCATGGGTTCGACCATCCTCGTCGCCTCCGGCCTCGGGTTCCTGGGCCTGGGCGTGCCCCCGGGTACCCCAGAGTGGGGCGCGATGCTGGGTGAGGGCCGGCAGTATATCTTTAGCGCCTCCCACCTGGCGACCATCCCCGGTGTTGCCATCTTCCTGGCCGTGCTCGCCTTCAACCTGGTCGGCGATGGGCTGCGGGATGCCCTGGACCCGCGCCTGCGGAACGTCAAGGCCGCGTGA